A stretch of the Eulemur rufifrons isolate Redbay chromosome 20, OSU_ERuf_1, whole genome shotgun sequence genome encodes the following:
- the MAVS gene encoding mitochondrial antiviral-signaling protein isoform X2 — protein MEPSYPMPVQDTQPPESLGENSKPAPQTPSSGAIPRRLGGPLEPSSDLAALSPGISSRHHRQNTELGGTHTAGTVSSLTPSRGPVSPTESFQPLARSTSRASRLPGPAAPAPSTGRSSSFSSSSSSLSSTGLASTGGAGDQAEPTLCCSGAEAPATSVTTSTVASKVPATMMPINTVPSKLPTNPKPLGPVPSNVLTGLTPSKLPINPTRAGTVPSKVPSSSMPTRVPASTVPSSRNSRAEETPVAATPTGATRGSSDSGSPGPELSKPGVLVSQVDSQFSGCSEDLAISASNSLGPEAIHGPEENEYESVRTFEIHEAEEGPGADLLESNPEPNTKPQLQEEEMAGSIWDEPWAPWLRAAAAGALVITLLALLYQRRLRQ, from the exons ATGGAGCCCAGTTACCCCATGCCTGTCCAGGACACCCAGCCGCCAGAGTCCCTGGGAGAG AATTCAAAGCCAGCCCCACAGACACCCAGCTCTGGAGCCATCCCGAGGAGGCTGGGTGGCCCCCTGGAGCCGTCCTCTGACCTGGCAGCCCTCAGCCCTGGCATCTCTAGCAGGCATCACAGGCAGAACACAGAGCTGGGCGGTACCCACACAGCAG GTACAGTCTCCAGCCTCACGCCGTCCCGTGGGCCTGTGTCTCCAACTGAGTCCTTCCAGCCCCTGGCCCGTTCCACCTCCAGGGCAAGCCGCTTGCCCGGGCCCGCAGCGCCAGCTCCCTCTACAGGCCGTTcgtcctccttctcctcctcctcctcctccctgtcatCCACCGGCTTGGCTTCCACAGGGGGTGCTGGTGACCAGGCTGAGCCTACTCTCTGCTGCAGTGGAGCAGAGGCACCTGCCACCTCTGTGACTACCAGCACAGTGGCCTCCAAAGTGCCTGCCACCATGATGCCTATAAACACGGTGCCCTCCAAGTTGCCCACCAACCCGAAGCCCTTGGGTCCAGTGCCTTCTAATGTGCTCACCGGTCTAACACCGTCCAAATTGCCCATCAACCCAACACGTGCCGGCACGGTGCCATCCAAAGTGCCCTCTAGCTCAATGCCCACCAGGGTGCCTGCCAGCACAGTCCccagcagcaggaacagcagaGCTGAG gAGACCCCAGTGGCTGCAACACCCACCGGCGCCACTAGAGGCAGCTCTGATAGCGGGAGTCCGGGGCCGGAGCTGAGCAAGCCCGGCGTGCTGGTGTCCCAGGTGGACAGCCAGTTCTCGGGCTGCTCTGAAGACCTTGCCATCAGTGCCAGCAACTCCTTGGGTCCTGAGGCCATCCACGGCCCAGAGGAGAATGAGTATGAGTCCGTCCGCACCTTTGAGATCCACGAGGCCGAGGAGGGCCCCGGCGCCGACCTCCTGGAGAGCAACCCCGAGCCAAACACCAAACCACAGCTCCAGGAGGAGGAGATGGCCGGGAGTATCTGGGACGAGCCCTGGGCTCCATGGCTCCGGGCAGCCGCTGCTGGGGCACTCGTGATCACACTCCTGGCCCTGTTGTACCAGCGGCGCCTGCGCCAGTGA
- the MAVS gene encoding mitochondrial antiviral-signaling protein isoform X1, whose product MTFAEEKTYEYICHHYSSFCRIDILEILPHLPCLTASDQDRLRALHGQRGNQDTVWELFNRLQRRTHWVDFLIEALRACELAGLADEVARIYQSYLPRTSRLPPSPLEPLLVPAEVPEPSAPAAPRSLPYNGYREMEPSYPMPVQDTQPPESLGENSKPAPQTPSSGAIPRRLGGPLEPSSDLAALSPGISSRHHRQNTELGGTHTAGTVSSLTPSRGPVSPTESFQPLARSTSRASRLPGPAAPAPSTGRSSSFSSSSSSLSSTGLASTGGAGDQAEPTLCCSGAEAPATSVTTSTVASKVPATMMPINTVPSKLPTNPKPLGPVPSNVLTGLTPSKLPINPTRAGTVPSKVPSSSMPTRVPASTVPSSRNSRAEETPVAATPTGATRGSSDSGSPGPELSKPGVLVSQVDSQFSGCSEDLAISASNSLGPEAIHGPEENEYESVRTFEIHEAEEGPGADLLESNPEPNTKPQLQEEEMAGSIWDEPWAPWLRAAAAGALVITLLALLYQRRLRQ is encoded by the exons ATGACGTTTGCTGAGGAAAAGACCTATGAATATATCTGCCATCATTACAGCAGTTTTTGCCGCATAGATATTCTGGAGATCCTGCCTCACCTGCCCTGCCTCACGGCAAGTGACCAG GATCGACTGCGGGCCCTCCACGGGCAACGGGGGAACCAGGACACCGTCTGGGAACTCTTCAACCGCCTCCAGCGGCGGACCCACTGGGTGGATTTCCTCATTGAAGCACTGAGGGCCTGTGAGCTGGCTGGTCTCGCTGACGAAGTGGCCCGCATCTACCAGAGCTACCTGCCTC GGACCTCGcgcctccccccatccccactgGAGCCCCTGTTGGTGCCTGCTGAGGTTCCAGAGCCTTCAGCACCTGCAGCGCCCCGCAGCCTCCCCTACAACGGCTACAGAGAGATGGAGCCCAGTTACCCCATGCCTGTCCAGGACACCCAGCCGCCAGAGTCCCTGGGAGAG AATTCAAAGCCAGCCCCACAGACACCCAGCTCTGGAGCCATCCCGAGGAGGCTGGGTGGCCCCCTGGAGCCGTCCTCTGACCTGGCAGCCCTCAGCCCTGGCATCTCTAGCAGGCATCACAGGCAGAACACAGAGCTGGGCGGTACCCACACAGCAG GTACAGTCTCCAGCCTCACGCCGTCCCGTGGGCCTGTGTCTCCAACTGAGTCCTTCCAGCCCCTGGCCCGTTCCACCTCCAGGGCAAGCCGCTTGCCCGGGCCCGCAGCGCCAGCTCCCTCTACAGGCCGTTcgtcctccttctcctcctcctcctcctccctgtcatCCACCGGCTTGGCTTCCACAGGGGGTGCTGGTGACCAGGCTGAGCCTACTCTCTGCTGCAGTGGAGCAGAGGCACCTGCCACCTCTGTGACTACCAGCACAGTGGCCTCCAAAGTGCCTGCCACCATGATGCCTATAAACACGGTGCCCTCCAAGTTGCCCACCAACCCGAAGCCCTTGGGTCCAGTGCCTTCTAATGTGCTCACCGGTCTAACACCGTCCAAATTGCCCATCAACCCAACACGTGCCGGCACGGTGCCATCCAAAGTGCCCTCTAGCTCAATGCCCACCAGGGTGCCTGCCAGCACAGTCCccagcagcaggaacagcagaGCTGAG gAGACCCCAGTGGCTGCAACACCCACCGGCGCCACTAGAGGCAGCTCTGATAGCGGGAGTCCGGGGCCGGAGCTGAGCAAGCCCGGCGTGCTGGTGTCCCAGGTGGACAGCCAGTTCTCGGGCTGCTCTGAAGACCTTGCCATCAGTGCCAGCAACTCCTTGGGTCCTGAGGCCATCCACGGCCCAGAGGAGAATGAGTATGAGTCCGTCCGCACCTTTGAGATCCACGAGGCCGAGGAGGGCCCCGGCGCCGACCTCCTGGAGAGCAACCCCGAGCCAAACACCAAACCACAGCTCCAGGAGGAGGAGATGGCCGGGAGTATCTGGGACGAGCCCTGGGCTCCATGGCTCCGGGCAGCCGCTGCTGGGGCACTCGTGATCACACTCCTGGCCCTGTTGTACCAGCGGCGCCTGCGCCAGTGA